The window ATTACCTGAATAAGGGATTGCAGTTCCTCCGAGAAGTTAAGGTCGAGCTTAAGAAGGTAGTATGGCCTACACGCAAGCAGACACTTGGCTCGACCCTTGTTGTGATAATACTTGTCATGATAATAGCGCTTTTTCTCGGGATGGTTGATATTGGTTTGTCAGGTCTGGTACGTGTGTTTATTCAATAATATGAGGAGAAGAAAAGAGTGGCTCTAAAATGGTATATAGTCCACGTTTATTCCGGCTTTGAAAATAAAGTTAAAGCAGCCTTGGAAGAGCGAGCAGCCTCCTCCTCTCATGCTGAAAAATTTGGAGAAATTGTTGTACCGACCGAGAAGATAGTTGAATTGATTAAAGGGAAAAGAAAGGAATCGTCTCGCAAGTTCTATCCGGGATATATTTTGGTTAAAATGGAGCTGGATGATGAAACATGGCATATAGTAAATGATACGGCAAAGGTTACCGGATTTTTAGGCGGCAGAAAAAAACCGAGCTCCATTTCCGACGAGGAGGTCGAGCAGATTTTAAGCCGTATGGAGAGCGGCAAATTAAAGCCAAAGCCAAAATTCTTTTTTGAGTTCGGAGACGAAATTCGCGTTATAGACGGTCCTTTTACTAATTTTAATGGAACAGTAGAAGAAGTTAATCCTGAAAAGGGAAAGATAAGAGTTCTGGTAAGTATATTCGGTCGTTTAACTCCCGTAGAATTGGAATTTGTACAAGTTGCAAAGCTATAATAAGGATTAAAGTGTCTAAAGTGAGCTAAAGTGCCTAAAGTTATGGTACGCCTTTGGCGTGTTAATTGATAACCCAAAAATACAGAAGTTTGCCCACTTGTGCTTTGATGGCTTGATAAACCTATATAACACGGCATTCCGCCCAAGCGGGATTAACTTTAAGCACTTTAATATACTTTAGCTCACTTTAGGCACTCATGTCCGCACCGAAGGTGCACTAACTTGATTTAGGAGTAAAAAGAAAATGGCAAAAAAGATTATTGCACAGATAAAACTTCAGGTTAAAGCCGGTCAGGCAAATCCATCCCCTCCAATCGGTCCTGCCTTGGGACAGCATGGAGTAAATATAATGGATTTTTGTAAGGCTTTTAATGCCAGAACGGCTAATGATGAGGGGATGATTACACCTGTTGTTATAACTGTTTATCACGATAGAACATTTACATTTGTTACCAAGACGCCGCCCGCAGCCGTTCTTTTAAAACAGGCGGCAAAGATAGCCAAGGGCGCAGGTGACCCAAAGCGTGATAGAGTTGGTGAGGTTACCCGGCAGCAGGTCGAAGAGATAGCTAAACAGAAGATGACGGATTTGAACGCTTATGATTTAGATGCTGCGTGCAAAATAATCGCCGGTACGGCCAGAAGTATGGGGATTGCTGTTGTCTGAGATAAGGAGCGTGTGAAAGAAGATGCCAAAGAGAGGAAAAAAATATTTA of the Anaerolineae bacterium genome contains:
- the nusG gene encoding transcription termination/antitermination protein NusG; this encodes MALKWYIVHVYSGFENKVKAALEERAASSSHAEKFGEIVVPTEKIVELIKGKRKESSRKFYPGYILVKMELDDETWHIVNDTAKVTGFLGGRKKPSSISDEEVEQILSRMESGKLKPKPKFFFEFGDEIRVIDGPFTNFNGTVEEVNPEKGKIRVLVSIFGRLTPVELEFVQVAKL
- the rplK gene encoding 50S ribosomal protein L11, which produces MAKKIIAQIKLQVKAGQANPSPPIGPALGQHGVNIMDFCKAFNARTANDEGMITPVVITVYHDRTFTFVTKTPPAAVLLKQAAKIAKGAGDPKRDRVGEVTRQQVEEIAKQKMTDLNAYDLDAACKIIAGTARSMGIAVV